One stretch of Chitinophaga pendula DNA includes these proteins:
- a CDS encoding lanthionine synthetase C family protein, whose protein sequence is MDPKTSANQVLSTISEVLVSHYTDQQELPGLLSGYTGAALFFAYYAQYTGEQRYQDFSFELLERSITAMSEDAMILTHCTGISGICWTIQHFINQGFADQEGMEDIFEDVNEMLGAYMREELVQGQCDFLHQGLGAAVYFLERPVDEVSTRYLTEAVQLLSASATEFADGISWKDQFSKTSMQLSGDAVCYNLGLAHGMPAILMVLGLIYVKGIAREEARRLLEGGVRWLLSTRNQEATANQSLYPVIVDPEKKAYATNESRLGWCYGDLGIGITLLNIGHWLHNDLYKSEGLGILQHIAAHRDAENGGINDACLCHGSAGVSHIFRRAYRLTQDPVMLAAAERWLEEALIANTHTDGAAGYKFFAATSYENSYNLLEGISGIGLAILASQDTQQAPDWDRSLLIS, encoded by the coding sequence ATGGACCCAAAGACAAGTGCGAACCAGGTATTATCAACCATCAGCGAAGTATTAGTATCCCATTATACCGACCAACAGGAGTTGCCCGGCTTGCTCAGCGGTTATACCGGAGCGGCTTTATTTTTTGCTTATTATGCGCAGTATACGGGAGAGCAGCGGTACCAGGATTTTTCTTTTGAGTTATTAGAGCGGAGTATTACGGCGATGTCGGAGGATGCGATGATCCTGACGCATTGCACGGGTATATCTGGTATTTGCTGGACGATACAGCATTTTATCAACCAGGGTTTTGCGGACCAGGAGGGTATGGAGGATATTTTTGAGGATGTGAATGAGATGTTAGGAGCTTATATGCGGGAGGAGTTGGTGCAGGGGCAATGTGATTTTCTGCACCAGGGATTGGGGGCAGCGGTTTATTTCCTGGAGCGGCCTGTGGATGAGGTGTCTACGCGTTATCTGACGGAGGCGGTGCAATTGCTGTCGGCGTCGGCGACGGAGTTTGCGGACGGCATCAGCTGGAAGGATCAGTTTTCGAAGACGAGTATGCAATTGTCTGGCGATGCGGTTTGTTATAATCTTGGGTTGGCGCATGGGATGCCGGCGATACTGATGGTATTGGGGTTGATATATGTGAAGGGTATTGCGCGGGAGGAGGCCCGTCGTTTGCTGGAAGGCGGGGTGCGGTGGTTGTTGTCGACGCGTAACCAGGAGGCGACTGCGAATCAATCTTTGTATCCGGTGATCGTAGACCCTGAGAAGAAGGCATATGCGACGAATGAGAGTCGTTTGGGATGGTGTTATGGAGATCTGGGTATTGGTATTACGTTATTGAATATTGGTCATTGGCTGCATAATGATCTGTATAAGTCGGAGGGGCTTGGTATCCTGCAGCATATTGCGGCCCACCGGGATGCGGAGAATGGCGGTATCAATGATGCATGTCTTTGTCATGGCAGTGCGGGGGTATCCCATATATTCCGCCGGGCATATCGGCTTACGCAGGACCCGGTGATGCTGGCAGCTGCGGAGCGTTGGCTGGAGGAGGCATTAATTGCGAATACGCATACGGATGGAGCGGCAGGCTATAAATTTTTTGCTGCTACTTCTTATGAGAATAGTTACAACTTACTGGAGGGGATCAGCGGTATAGGGCTGGCGATCCTTGCGAGTCAGGATACGCAGCAGGCGCCTGACTGGGATCGTAGTTTATTGATATCTTAG
- a CDS encoding LysR family transcriptional regulator has translation MVNLEWFRTFKAIYETGTLTGAADTLYVSQPGVSLHLNSLEAYVGYKLFDRTSRKMVATERGKVLYNYVAEALFKLEAAEQHFHKSAEKDKPTISIGMCFETFQFTLESYLPKLPFNVIIKFGEYPEMLADLDSGVLDLIITPQKGEYKNIDYQPFSKEMIVLIAGKNTASKPFEKMIKNNDLEAALDWLKQQTWYGTTGDMEHLRRFWHQNFGKRPDFKPNFIVPNMSSIIRCLSGQTGIAIIPDFLSKKELDSGNIKLLWTGNDPIVNTLYFAMRKKTMYTEEIKILQDFFVKEMA, from the coding sequence ATGGTCAATCTGGAATGGTTCAGAACATTTAAAGCCATCTACGAAACAGGTACCCTCACCGGTGCCGCCGATACCTTATACGTATCCCAACCTGGCGTAAGCCTCCACCTCAATTCACTGGAAGCATACGTAGGATACAAACTGTTCGATCGCACCTCACGCAAAATGGTCGCTACAGAAAGAGGAAAAGTATTATACAACTATGTCGCAGAAGCATTGTTCAAACTGGAAGCCGCAGAACAGCACTTCCATAAAAGCGCAGAAAAAGATAAACCTACCATTAGCATCGGCATGTGCTTCGAAACATTCCAGTTCACCTTGGAATCATACCTGCCCAAACTGCCCTTTAACGTCATCATCAAATTCGGAGAATATCCAGAAATGCTGGCCGACCTCGACAGCGGCGTACTCGATCTCATCATCACCCCTCAGAAAGGAGAATACAAGAATATCGACTACCAGCCTTTCTCAAAAGAAATGATCGTACTGATCGCAGGCAAAAACACCGCGTCAAAACCCTTCGAGAAAATGATAAAAAATAACGACCTCGAAGCCGCCCTGGACTGGCTCAAACAACAAACCTGGTACGGTACCACCGGCGACATGGAACACCTCCGCCGATTCTGGCACCAGAACTTCGGTAAAAGACCGGATTTCAAACCCAACTTCATAGTGCCCAATATGAGCTCCATCATCCGCTGCCTCAGCGGGCAGACAGGTATCGCCATCATACCCGACTTCCTGTCCAAAAAAGAACTCGATAGCGGTAATATCAAACTACTCTGGACCGGCAACGATCCCATCGTCAATACACTCTATTTCGCCATGCGCAAAAAGACCATGTACACCGAAGAAATAAAGATCCTCCAGGATTTCTTCGTCAAAGAAATGGCCTAA
- a CDS encoding response regulator, giving the protein MIRVFFLDDHPLVLEGLRSLLSIEKDLELVGQARNGESCLAFLSQHSTDIILMDTTLPDISGIDLCGAIKSKYPGIMILGLSFLKDRKYVCGMLDNGASGYVLKNADKAELVQAIHDAYAGKTYLSHEAAQSLKGEGRGGDGHLPNLTRREKEVLLLISEGNTNPEIAEKLFISAATVDSHRKNLLAKLEVRNTAMLIKCAIDRQLLA; this is encoded by the coding sequence ATGATCCGTGTATTTTTCCTGGATGATCACCCCTTAGTATTGGAAGGGTTGCGTTCCCTGTTAAGTATTGAAAAAGACCTTGAGCTGGTAGGCCAGGCCCGGAATGGGGAGTCCTGTCTAGCGTTTTTATCTCAACATTCTACTGATATCATTTTGATGGATACTACGTTGCCTGATATCAGCGGGATAGATCTTTGTGGTGCCATTAAGAGTAAGTATCCTGGTATTATGATACTAGGTTTAAGTTTTCTGAAGGACCGTAAGTACGTGTGTGGGATGCTGGACAATGGTGCGAGTGGTTATGTGTTGAAGAATGCTGATAAGGCGGAGTTGGTGCAAGCGATCCATGATGCTTATGCTGGTAAGACGTATTTATCGCATGAGGCGGCGCAATCGTTGAAGGGGGAAGGCCGTGGAGGTGACGGGCATCTGCCTAACCTGACGCGGCGGGAGAAGGAGGTATTGTTATTGATATCGGAGGGGAATACGAACCCGGAGATTGCGGAGAAGTTGTTTATTAGTGCGGCGACGGTGGATAGTCATCGTAAGAATCTGCTGGCGAAGCTGGAGGTTCGCAATACGGCGATGTTGATAAAATGTGCGATAGACCGGCAATTGCTGGCCTGA
- a CDS encoding DinB family protein, giving the protein MIQTISRPQAGEYAPYASTYVDQIPVDPLPLEQFQVNYDALEVFFRSLPEEQLAYRYAPGKWNMKELLVHMMDTERIFAYRALRFARKDEQPLAGFDQDDYMPASNASERTLDEIFEEYSAIRRSSIALFRHLQPEQLLYKGEASGHAVSVRALAYMILGHEQHHLSVIKERYL; this is encoded by the coding sequence ATGATACAAACGATCAGCAGACCACAGGCAGGCGAATATGCGCCCTATGCATCCACTTATGTAGACCAGATCCCGGTGGACCCGCTCCCGCTGGAGCAGTTCCAGGTTAATTACGATGCGTTGGAGGTTTTTTTCCGGTCCTTGCCGGAGGAGCAACTGGCTTACCGTTATGCGCCCGGTAAGTGGAATATGAAGGAGTTGCTGGTGCATATGATGGATACGGAGCGGATCTTTGCTTACCGGGCCCTTCGTTTTGCGCGAAAGGATGAGCAGCCGTTGGCGGGGTTTGACCAGGATGATTATATGCCTGCGTCGAATGCGAGCGAGCGTACGCTGGATGAGATCTTCGAGGAGTATTCAGCTATTCGCCGGTCCAGTATTGCATTGTTCCGTCATTTGCAGCCGGAGCAGCTGTTGTATAAGGGAGAGGCGAGTGGGCATGCGGTGAGTGTGCGTGCGTTGGCGTATATGATACTTGGTCACGAGCAACATCATTTAAGCGTGATAAAGGAGCGGTACCTGTAG
- a CDS encoding GIY-YIG nuclease family protein, producing the protein MSIKPGNAPASYASRQFQYMEQVQNGKCVYILRTGKNLYKIGRTQDLQKRLASYHTHLPIIFRVIRQYSAENINELEESLHVVFQHKRVKGEWFELSNDDLVICDNIARNFALAPLQKQKKNPPLQFTGNPLLQIMQANEKYLHDYSRIADDIQLGLNTDEIFVLHEGTVSKAVIETVRRLLKHRTPNSEFLSKWVYIVNDLETGMSENSIVALYKGQISRTTVHMVKRILRNQLY; encoded by the coding sequence ATGAGTATCAAGCCCGGTAATGCCCCGGCCTCATATGCATCCCGCCAATTTCAATACATGGAACAGGTACAAAATGGTAAATGTGTATATATCCTGAGAACAGGAAAAAACCTCTACAAGATCGGCAGAACGCAGGACTTGCAGAAACGCCTGGCCTCTTATCATACCCACCTGCCCATCATCTTCCGCGTCATCCGCCAATACAGCGCCGAAAATATCAACGAACTCGAAGAAAGCCTGCACGTCGTTTTTCAACATAAACGCGTAAAAGGAGAATGGTTCGAACTCAGCAACGATGACCTCGTCATCTGCGATAACATCGCCCGCAACTTCGCACTCGCACCCCTCCAAAAACAAAAGAAAAATCCTCCCCTCCAGTTCACCGGCAACCCCCTCCTCCAAATCATGCAGGCCAACGAAAAATACCTGCACGACTACTCCCGCATCGCCGACGATATCCAACTGGGTCTCAACACCGACGAAATATTCGTTCTCCACGAAGGTACCGTCAGCAAAGCCGTCATCGAAACCGTACGCCGGCTCCTCAAACACAGAACACCCAACTCAGAATTCCTGAGCAAATGGGTCTACATCGTAAATGATCTGGAAACAGGAATGAGCGAAAATAGCATCGTCGCCCTCTACAAAGGACAAATCAGCCGCACCACCGTACACATGGTCAAACGAATACTCAGAAATCAACTATATTGA
- a CDS encoding Crp/Fnr family transcriptional regulator, whose product MEKFIESLQILRQEEVKLITPFLHTVHLKKNEYWIKEGKVASQIAFIHTGVMRSHYNHDGEEMTSCITFEGDIMCAFSSFISQRPTDENIQALTDTTLQVVSRTDLLYLYDKYPNWGKLGRQVAENMYVEMEQRIVAFQKYSAKERYEQLLQKDNRYIRHIPLQHLASFLGISRETLSRIRSIK is encoded by the coding sequence TTGGAAAAATTTATAGAATCATTACAAATACTCCGGCAGGAAGAGGTAAAATTGATCACCCCCTTCCTCCATACCGTCCACCTCAAAAAGAACGAATATTGGATCAAGGAAGGCAAAGTAGCCTCCCAGATCGCCTTCATCCACACCGGCGTCATGCGCTCCCATTACAACCACGATGGCGAAGAAATGACCAGCTGCATCACCTTCGAAGGCGATATCATGTGCGCCTTCTCCAGCTTTATCTCACAACGCCCCACCGACGAAAACATCCAGGCCCTCACCGATACAACACTCCAGGTCGTCAGCAGAACAGACCTGCTATACCTCTATGATAAATACCCCAACTGGGGAAAACTCGGCCGCCAGGTAGCCGAAAATATGTACGTAGAAATGGAACAACGCATCGTCGCCTTCCAGAAATATTCCGCCAAAGAACGCTACGAACAGCTATTGCAAAAAGATAACCGATATATCCGGCACATCCCCCTCCAACACCTCGCATCCTTCCTCGGCATCAGCCGCGAAACGTTGAGCCGTATCCGCAGCATCAAATGA
- a CDS encoding helix-turn-helix domain-containing protein, giving the protein MRTVALSVCGIGMFGEGIRHFWMSDLKGLLEEYPALEYPHAQDFYTLLLIEKASGEMMIDEVRVRLDEAKAIIIKPGSISSIDINRQAAGKIICFTDDFFSLRYNNNVLHQFSFLKNGMAPYVRYNDAQQRRAGLVSGLMHEEYQQSKKEAFKVLRSYLNILLFEMERLYHPGGWKQEAGIKAEKVVHFEKLVDEHFMTQKMPSAYADMLCVSPNYLNKLCKEVRGFTTGEIIRKRVVIEAQRLLHYTTLPVNDIADKLGFESPSYFITFFKKLTLTTPELFRKQD; this is encoded by the coding sequence ATGCGAACGGTAGCATTATCAGTTTGCGGTATTGGCATGTTTGGTGAAGGTATCAGGCATTTTTGGATGAGCGACCTGAAGGGTTTGCTGGAGGAATATCCTGCGCTGGAGTACCCACATGCTCAAGATTTTTACACTTTATTACTTATAGAAAAGGCGTCGGGGGAGATGATGATCGATGAGGTCCGGGTCCGGTTGGATGAGGCGAAAGCGATTATTATCAAGCCGGGCAGTATCAGTTCTATTGACATTAACCGGCAGGCGGCGGGGAAGATCATTTGTTTTACGGATGATTTCTTTTCGTTGCGGTATAATAATAATGTGCTGCATCAGTTTTCTTTCTTGAAAAACGGGATGGCGCCTTATGTGCGATATAATGATGCGCAGCAGCGGCGTGCGGGGTTGGTGAGTGGGTTGATGCACGAGGAGTATCAGCAGAGTAAGAAGGAGGCTTTTAAGGTATTGCGTTCTTACCTGAACATTTTGTTGTTTGAGATGGAGCGGTTGTATCATCCGGGCGGCTGGAAGCAGGAGGCAGGTATCAAGGCGGAGAAGGTGGTACATTTTGAGAAGCTGGTAGATGAGCATTTTATGACGCAGAAGATGCCATCGGCGTATGCGGATATGTTGTGTGTGAGTCCTAACTATCTGAACAAGCTTTGTAAGGAGGTGCGTGGGTTCACTACGGGCGAGATCATCCGGAAGCGGGTGGTGATAGAGGCGCAGCGGTTGTTGCATTATACTACGTTGCCGGTGAATGATATTGCTGACAAGCTGGGATTTGAGAGTCCGAGTTATTTCATTACATTTTTCAAGAAGCTGACGTTGACTACGCCGGAGTTGTTCCGGAAGCAGGATTGA
- a CDS encoding SCO family protein, translated as MKHPGLIYMLGCGVVLLLACGRQPKQLPILGQRSYDTVRTGGTVRVDTLYPEVPAFSFVDQDSQVVNNATFRDRIYVTDFIFLSCPTICPKMTANMLEVYQVYDGDTAVMLLSHTIDPKRDTVGRLKAYTKELGVSRQWRFVTGNQDTIFRLAEKGYFSAAGADSTAPGGYIHGGGLLLVDRHRHIRGVYNGMDRRDTERLIKDIRRLREEQF; from the coding sequence ATGAAGCATCCTGGTCTTATTTATATGCTTGGTTGTGGTGTGGTATTGTTGCTGGCATGTGGGCGGCAGCCGAAGCAGTTGCCGATACTTGGACAGCGTTCGTACGACACGGTGCGTACGGGCGGTACGGTGAGGGTGGATACGTTGTATCCGGAGGTGCCGGCATTTTCGTTTGTGGACCAGGATAGTCAAGTGGTGAATAATGCGACTTTCCGGGATCGTATTTATGTAACGGATTTTATTTTTCTTTCTTGTCCGACGATTTGTCCGAAGATGACGGCGAATATGCTGGAGGTGTACCAGGTATATGACGGGGATACGGCGGTGATGTTATTATCGCATACGATTGATCCGAAGCGGGATACGGTGGGTAGGTTGAAGGCGTATACGAAGGAGTTGGGGGTAAGCCGGCAGTGGCGTTTTGTGACGGGGAACCAGGATACGATCTTCCGGTTGGCGGAGAAGGGTTATTTTTCTGCGGCGGGGGCTGACAGTACGGCACCCGGTGGCTATATACACGGGGGAGGGTTGTTGTTGGTGGACCGGCATCGTCATATCCGGGGGGTGTATAACGGGATGGACCGGCGGGATACGGAAAGATTAATAAAAGATATCCGGAGGTTACGGGAAGAGCAGTTTTGA
- a CDS encoding NAD(P)H-dependent oxidoreductase: protein MKKILIINGHPDKESFNAALAAAYLQGASGAGAEVQQLILADLQFNPNLQYGYRKRTELEPDLLRAQELIKWANHLVWIHPVWWGSLPALLKGFLDRTFLPGYAFKYRENTVWWDKLLTGRSARIIYTIDSPDWFYKLYYRKPALHQLKKMTLEFCGITPVRTLGLGPIRGSKENKRQQWLQQVRKLGTTDAASK, encoded by the coding sequence GTGAAAAAGATACTCATCATCAACGGCCATCCCGATAAAGAAAGCTTCAACGCTGCCCTCGCAGCTGCTTACCTTCAGGGAGCTTCCGGCGCTGGCGCCGAAGTACAACAACTCATACTGGCAGACCTGCAGTTCAATCCTAACCTCCAATACGGCTACCGCAAACGGACCGAACTGGAACCAGACCTCCTCCGCGCGCAGGAACTCATCAAATGGGCCAACCACCTCGTATGGATACATCCCGTCTGGTGGGGGAGCCTCCCCGCATTACTCAAAGGATTCCTCGATCGCACATTCCTCCCGGGATACGCCTTCAAATACCGCGAAAACACGGTATGGTGGGACAAACTACTGACCGGCCGCTCCGCCAGGATCATCTATACCATCGACAGCCCCGACTGGTTCTATAAGCTATACTACCGCAAACCAGCCCTCCACCAACTTAAAAAAATGACATTGGAATTCTGTGGCATCACACCCGTGCGCACATTGGGATTAGGCCCCATAAGAGGCTCAAAGGAGAACAAACGCCAACAATGGCTGCAACAGGTCCGGAAATTAGGGACCACCGATGCCGCCAGTAAATAA
- a CDS encoding c-type cytochrome, protein MDFPMFHLDWLNDRFLIAMIAIIHVLINHGLAVGFVPFVTWLEQRGVRNSPGDQVTDMAWDHMVYRLMWVAFIITTTAGAMTGVGIWFSAALISPNSIGSLIRVFYWAWFTEWTVFVTEVVLILIYFLTWKRSNRSLHSKLRHIRFGWYLSIFSWITMAIIVSILGFMMDPGNWNAHHSLVNGFTNPIYLPQLVFRTPTAMVVGGSFAFFLLLLFTERGSAMRLRAIRYAARWILVWAPFSLLGAIYYYQAMPEAMKANMSTAVGTMEFVQYYALLRYFIIGAISLTVVLSVFTLMRPRAVRLYMAVLPMLLAFGFLGIFERVREFVRKPYVIGGYMYSNLLREEDYPLYQRDGLLRHATYASGATITPQHKLAAGQDVFMLACSRCHTTQGVNSIVSVFERLYGEGKPFEEASIAGYIPNMHFGRPYMPPFPGNKEELAALAAFIKRLQETGATLPGAQTAGVVVNPVQDTITLTQHP, encoded by the coding sequence ATGGATTTTCCGATGTTTCATCTTGACTGGCTGAATGATCGTTTTTTGATAGCGATGATAGCCATTATTCATGTGCTGATCAATCATGGATTGGCGGTAGGATTTGTGCCCTTTGTAACGTGGCTGGAGCAGCGTGGGGTGCGTAACAGTCCGGGGGACCAGGTGACGGATATGGCCTGGGACCATATGGTTTACCGGCTGATGTGGGTGGCCTTTATTATTACGACGACGGCGGGGGCGATGACGGGGGTAGGTATTTGGTTTTCGGCGGCGCTGATCAGTCCTAATTCTATAGGCAGTCTGATCCGGGTATTTTACTGGGCATGGTTTACGGAGTGGACGGTATTTGTGACGGAGGTGGTATTGATCCTGATTTATTTTCTTACGTGGAAGCGCAGTAACCGGTCGTTACATTCCAAGCTGCGGCATATTCGTTTTGGTTGGTACCTGAGTATTTTTTCCTGGATCACGATGGCGATTATTGTCTCTATCCTGGGGTTTATGATGGACCCCGGGAACTGGAATGCGCATCACAGTTTGGTGAATGGTTTTACGAACCCTATTTATTTACCTCAGTTAGTATTCCGTACGCCTACGGCGATGGTGGTAGGCGGTAGTTTTGCTTTTTTCCTTCTTTTATTATTTACGGAACGCGGCAGTGCGATGCGGCTGCGTGCGATCCGTTATGCGGCCCGCTGGATACTGGTGTGGGCGCCGTTTTCCTTATTGGGTGCGATCTATTATTACCAGGCGATGCCGGAGGCGATGAAGGCTAATATGAGTACGGCGGTGGGTACGATGGAGTTTGTCCAATACTATGCGTTGTTGCGATATTTCATTATCGGGGCGATCTCGCTGACGGTGGTATTGTCGGTGTTTACGTTGATGCGTCCGCGGGCGGTGCGGTTGTATATGGCGGTATTACCGATGTTGCTGGCATTTGGGTTCCTCGGTATTTTCGAGCGGGTGCGGGAGTTCGTGCGTAAGCCCTATGTGATAGGCGGGTACATGTATTCCAACCTGTTGCGGGAGGAGGATTATCCTTTGTACCAGCGGGACGGCCTATTGCGGCATGCCACCTATGCCAGCGGGGCGACTATCACTCCGCAGCATAAGCTGGCAGCGGGGCAAGATGTGTTTATGCTGGCATGCAGCCGTTGTCATACGACGCAGGGGGTGAATTCGATCGTATCGGTATTTGAGCGGTTGTATGGGGAGGGTAAGCCATTTGAGGAAGCCAGTATTGCCGGTTATATTCCGAACATGCATTTCGGCCGGCCCTATATGCCACCATTTCCTGGCAACAAGGAGGAGCTGGCGGCGCTGGCGGCCTTTATCAAGCGCTTGCAGGAGACGGGCGCTACCTTACCCGGCGCGCAGACTGCCGGTGTGGTGGTGAATCCTGTGCAGGATACTATTACTCTCACTCAACATCCATAA
- a CDS encoding c-type cytochrome yields MFRHFLLQATTTPIPHDIPLPLPLPEWVLVIILVLSFLAHIVFVNLMLGGTILTLWAELKGRKEPEYDELAHEIAKTITVNKSLAVVLGVAPLLSINTLYTIYFYSANALTGLMWIAIVPLVTIAFLLTYLHKYTWQQMMGHKSLHISIIGAALAIFLFIPFIFLTNINLMLFPEKWGVVKGFLSALTLPNVFPRYLHFLLSSLAVTGLFLFWYMGRSRYPFAVHFKHLTRYDVQRQCYTLALGASAAQFIIGPVVLLTLPAKGVGMNLIVIIICGAAVSIPAMWWMWKRISGPPAEIRKGYFKVVVCLGVTVLFMGSGRHVYRANALAFHQRQVAAKTRVFQQLSAEARAAAASNDTAATAGSTEGGPGKPVGGEGKALFQQYCGACHHKENKLVGPPMTEMVSIYRDDMPGLKRWIKHPGKKRAGYPQMPAFEGVLKEAELENVVAYILSIQQ; encoded by the coding sequence ATGTTCCGACACTTTTTATTGCAGGCGACGACCACGCCTATTCCGCATGACATTCCATTGCCATTGCCGTTGCCTGAATGGGTATTGGTTATTATCCTGGTCCTTTCGTTCCTGGCGCATATTGTATTTGTGAACCTGATGCTGGGCGGTACGATCCTGACGTTGTGGGCGGAGCTCAAGGGGCGGAAGGAACCTGAATATGATGAGCTGGCGCATGAGATCGCGAAAACGATCACGGTGAATAAGAGCCTGGCGGTGGTGCTGGGGGTGGCGCCGTTACTTAGTATCAATACGCTGTATACGATCTATTTTTATTCGGCGAATGCGTTGACGGGGCTGATGTGGATTGCTATTGTGCCGCTGGTGACGATCGCTTTTCTGCTGACTTATCTGCATAAATATACCTGGCAGCAGATGATGGGGCATAAGTCGTTGCATATCTCCATTATAGGGGCGGCGTTGGCGATCTTTTTGTTCATTCCTTTTATTTTTCTGACCAATATCAACCTGATGTTGTTTCCGGAGAAGTGGGGGGTGGTGAAGGGTTTTCTCAGTGCGCTTACGCTGCCTAATGTATTTCCGCGTTACCTGCATTTTCTGTTGTCTTCGCTGGCGGTGACCGGTTTATTCCTGTTCTGGTATATGGGGCGCAGCCGGTATCCTTTTGCTGTTCATTTTAAGCATCTTACGCGGTATGATGTGCAGCGGCAATGTTATACGCTGGCGTTGGGGGCCTCTGCTGCGCAGTTTATTATCGGGCCGGTGGTGTTGCTGACATTGCCTGCCAAGGGGGTGGGTATGAACCTGATCGTTATTATTATTTGTGGGGCGGCGGTGTCTATTCCGGCGATGTGGTGGATGTGGAAACGTATCAGTGGGCCGCCGGCGGAGATCCGGAAGGGTTATTTTAAGGTGGTGGTGTGTTTGGGTGTCACGGTTTTGTTTATGGGATCGGGTCGGCATGTGTACCGGGCTAATGCGCTGGCATTTCACCAGCGGCAGGTGGCGGCGAAGACACGTGTTTTCCAGCAGTTATCTGCGGAGGCCCGGGCGGCGGCGGCGAGCAATGATACGGCGGCGACGGCAGGGAGCACTGAGGGCGGACCAGGCAAACCTGTTGGCGGGGAAGGGAAAGCCTTATTCCAGCAATATTGCGGCGCCTGTCATCATAAGGAAAATAAGCTGGTAGGTCCGCCGATGACGGAGATGGTGTCGATCTACCGGGATGATATGCCCGGTCTGAAGCGTTGGATCAAACATCCCGGTAAAAAGCGGGCAGGTTATCCGCAGATGCCGGCCTTTGAAGGTGTACTGAAGGAAGCGGAGCTGGAGAACGTAGTGGCGTATATTTTATCCATTCAACAATAA
- a CDS encoding arylamine N-acetyltransferase family protein, translated as MTSLTDQPTSQPDLQAYLDKIGYKGPHTPTLDTLDQIQYLHATTIPFENLNPLLDIPVKLDITSLHEKMVQHRRGGYCYEHNLLFVKALEQIGFPVVRLAARVVWNQPPGAITWRTHMAVLVTINGQRYLADTGFGGMTLTKSLLLQPDLHQQTPHEAFRLRLDGNVYTQEVNIKNEWKPVYHFTLEPQELVDYELYSWFLCHHPNSHFIRDLFIAKPFKEGRYGLRNNELSIHRKEGATEKHTIRSANELRTILTDTFQIDLPDHPRLEELLQRIANKA; from the coding sequence ATGACCTCGTTAACGGATCAACCCACCAGCCAACCTGACCTGCAGGCCTATTTAGACAAAATAGGCTACAAAGGCCCACACACACCCACATTGGATACCCTGGACCAGATCCAGTACCTCCACGCCACCACCATCCCCTTCGAAAACCTCAACCCGCTCCTCGACATCCCAGTGAAACTCGATATCACTTCCCTGCACGAGAAGATGGTACAGCATAGGAGAGGGGGATACTGTTACGAACACAACCTCCTTTTCGTCAAGGCACTGGAACAAATAGGCTTCCCCGTCGTCCGCTTGGCAGCAAGAGTAGTCTGGAACCAACCGCCCGGAGCCATTACCTGGCGTACCCATATGGCCGTCCTCGTCACCATCAATGGGCAACGATACCTCGCTGATACCGGCTTCGGTGGCATGACACTCACCAAATCACTGCTCCTGCAGCCCGACCTGCACCAACAAACACCGCACGAAGCATTCCGCCTCCGGCTCGATGGAAATGTATATACCCAGGAAGTCAACATCAAAAACGAATGGAAGCCCGTCTACCATTTCACACTCGAACCACAGGAACTCGTCGATTACGAACTGTACAGCTGGTTTCTCTGTCACCATCCCAATTCACATTTTATCCGCGATCTCTTCATCGCCAAACCATTCAAAGAGGGCCGATACGGCTTGCGTAATAACGAGCTGTCCATTCATAGAAAAGAAGGCGCAACGGAAAAACATACCATCCGCTCCGCAAACGAACTGAGAACCATACTGACAGACACCTTCCAGATCGATCTTCCCGATCACCCGCGCCTGGAAGAACTATTGCAACGCATCGCCAACAAAGCATAA